The segment CGACGTGATCGCCGAGATCTGCAAGATCGTGCCGGGCCCGGTGTCGGCCGAGGTCGTCGCGCTCGACCATGCGACGATGATGAAGGAGGCCGAAGTCCTCCGCAAGATCGCCGACAATGTCTGCATCAAGGTGCCGCTGACGATCGACGGGCTCAAGACCTGCAAGGCGCTGTCGGACGACGGCACCATGGTCAACGTCACGCTCTGCTTCTCGGCCAACCAGGCGCTGCTGGCCGGCAAGGCGGGCGCGGCGTTCATCTCGCCCTTCGTCGGCCGCCACGACGATGTCGGCCTCGACGGCATGGGCCTGATCGCCGACATCCGCCAGATCTACGACAAT is part of the Rhizorhabdus wittichii RW1 genome and harbors:
- a CDS encoding transaldolase (TIGRFAM: putative transaldolase~PFAM: Transaldolase), with translation MKFFVDTADTADIAEMAATGLLDGVTTNPSLIAKSGKQFVDVIAEICKIVPGPVSAEVVALDHATMMKEAEVLRKIADNVCIKVPLTIDGLKTCKALSDDGTMVNVTLCFSANQALLAGKAGAAFISPFVGRHDDVGLDGMGLIADIRQIYDNYDFGTEILVASVRHPIHILESAKIGADVMTAPPAVIRALFNHPLTDKGIQGFMADWAKTGQSIL